Genomic window (Tardiphaga sp. vice304):
TCCACAGAGGAATCACCCGCGACAGCATCCAGATCGCCATCCCGATAAACACGAATCCAAACACGTATTTCACGCGTGCCAGCCAGGGTCCGGACCGCGGAAGCACTCCCGCACCAAAAGTACCGAAGGCCAGCAGGGGAAGTCCCATCCCGAGGCCCAGCGCAAACAGAGCCAGCGCACCGCGCAACAGGTCGCCCGTCTGCGCAACATAGACGAGGGCTGCGGCCAAGGGCGGCGTGACGCATGGACCAACGATAAGCGCAGATCCGAACCCCATGATCGCCGCGCCGCTGAGCGAGCCGCTGCGCCGCCTTCCGGAGCCCATTAGCCGGTTCTGCCAGGACTGCGGGAGTTGCAGGTCGTAGAGCCCGAACATTGAAAGAGCCAAAGCGACAAAAAGGGCGCTCATCAATCCGAGTGCCAGGGGGGTCTGCAAGGCTGCCTGAAGATTTTGCCCCGACCAGGCGACGACGACTCCCAGCACCGCATAAGCCAACGCCATCGCAAGCACGTAAGCGCTCGAAAGCGCAAAGCCGCGTTTGGCTGTCAGCCGGTCACCGGACTGGGCCAACATTCCGGAAAGAATCGGAATCATCGGGAAGACGCAGGGCGTAAATGCCAAAAGCAGCCCGAATCCTATGAACGCGAGAACCATCGAGCCGATGCCGCCTCGAAGACCGCCTTGCTCTGCGGAGGGAGTAGGGGGGCTGTTATAGGTTGCCGGCACCGGAGCGTCGGGTTTCCACGTGGGCGGACTCGCCGACCCCGATGACGAAGGCCGCGAGTCAGTAATGGAAAGAGAGGTCACATCTACGATTTTTGTGGCGGGCGGGTAGCAAATTCCCTGCTCCGCGCATCCCTGATAGGACACTTCCAGTTGCTGGGTCGAGCCAAGGCCAGCCAAGGGAACGAAGGCCTTCACTTGCCGGTGATAAACTTCGGTTTGTCCAAAGGATGGATCGTCTTTCATCTCGCCCGGGGGGGTCCCGGTCCCCACAGGAGTACCATCCCTCTTGGAAACTGTAATCTTGTCCCGGTACAAGTAAGTCCCGGGGGCAATTTTCCATTCAAGGACAAGCTCGCCGGCAGTGCTGCGGGCGGCGGTCATATGGAACACCGTGTCCACACCCGGCGGCTGTTGCGCTTGTCCGTCCCCCGCTGAAATCAGCGCAAACGCGAAGGCAAGAGCCGCTCTCAATAACCAATACCGCATCATTCCCTCGACATTCTGGCCGCCTCCTCAAATCGACTGCCTACCTTAAGCCAGCCTTAAGCGGAGCCTCGCGGCATCGCCTATTGCGATAACGAGGCCGTGATGCGTCGCGACAGTAGGCAGGAGCTACGGTGAAACGGCTTTTCAAATGGTTCGGGAATTCACTTATGCAGCTGCGGTCTACATTGATCTGTCCCCATTGCGGTAATCAGGCAGAAGAAGCCATGCCGATTGACGCTTGCCAATTCTTCTATGACTGCAAGGGATGTGGCGCGCGGCTCAAACCTTTGGCTGGCGACTGTTGCGTGTTCTGCTCATATGGCTCGGTGCCGTGTCCGCCTATCCAGGAGAGCGGCAAGGATAGTTGTTGCAGTTAGCTTACAGCCAGAACCAGCTCGTCTCTGCCACGCCGCCAATCAATCAATCAAGACGATCGATTGAGGAAGCAATCACCTCATCAGCCATGAGATCTCGATAGATTCAGCTACGGTCCCATCGCAAGCGGATCGGAAACGATCAGTTTATCCGTATCGACCTTTTTAAGCTTACTCGACGCATCCGTAGAATTGAGAAATCCATCGAGCGATTGCTGAATGGTAAGCGTCGTCCTCAGGCCACGGCTCTGAGGTCTTGCTTTCGGTAGGCCGACGGCAATAGCGCGTCGATGTCGCGGTTGGGATGACCGTTGGCGATCCTGGAGAGGACGTCGGTCAGATAGCCAAGCGGATCGATGTCGTTGAGTTTGCAGGTTTCGATTAGGGAGGCGACCGTTGGCCGAGGATTGCGAGGTGTAATAGTCTGCGACGGCCTGGCGATCTTCCGGCGTCAGCGCATTCGCGATTGGCGTCATCACCGCCTTGCTGCGCTTGCCGTCAGCAAAGCTTTCCAACTGATGAACCAGATAAGCGGCGCTCAAGCCCGACAGGCGAGGATAGCCGTCCGCCGGAATACCTTCACCGGCTTCGCCGTGGCAGGAGGCGCAAGCATGTGCGCCCGTGCCATTTCCGTGAAGGGCGATGTCTCGCCCGTCGGCGGCTGAGACTCCAGAGGGGAGTAACAGGCCGGCGAGCGAGAGGATTGAGAGTAGATGGCAGAGAAACTGCACCGGGGATGGCATGGCCTTTATTTCTCAATAAAAAATGACGACAAATGCGGTCAGAATGTTCTCAGAACCCGCCAGCGGTTCACGCCATTACCGATAAGGGGGCAAAGGCCATTTAGTTCATTAGGAGTGAATAGGTGCCTGTAGCGCGACAATCAGGATGAGAATCCCGCGACAATCAGGATGAGAATGCGCCGCTGCTGGGTTGACGAAGGGAGGGCGTAGCCCGACCGGAGGCAGCCCAGCAGCGGCGTGTCGCCCGAACGGGCCTCATTTGGCGGTAACGGCGGCTGGTCAAAGATCGGGTTTCTCCTTTGAGAGGACCAATTCTTTGGCCGGCCGGCATGTCACCGATCAACAAATGAGGCTTTTCATGAGCTTGCGTCGCAACCATTCGCCAGCCGTCGCCGCTGCAAAGGCTGGTTTCAGCACCTCCGCCGCCTACCGGTTCGAAAAGGATCCCCGACTTCCCACCCAGAAGAAGTCGCCCCGCGAACGCCGCCGCGCTGATCCATTTGCCGATCTTTGGGAGAACGACATCCTCCCGATGCTGAACGCCGCCCCAGGCTTACGGCCGATCGCCGTGTTCGAGGAACTATGCCGCCGACATCCGGAGCTGGGTTCTGGAACGCGGCGGACGCTCGAGCGGCGCATTCGGGCATGGCGGGCGGTGAACGGGCCGGATCGGGAGGTGATCTTCCGTCAGGAACATCCGCCGGGTCGCATGGGGTTGTCGGACTTCACCGAGGTCGCCGATCTCGGCGTCACCATTGCGGGCCAGTTGCTGGACTGCCGGCTCTATCACTTCCGGCTGCCTTTCTCCGGCTTCGAACACGCCCATGTCGTACTCGGTGGCGAAAGTTTTGTCGCGCTGGCGGAAGGCTTGCAGAACGCGCTGTGGTCGCTGGGCGGGGTGCCGGAGCAGCACCGCAGCGACAGCCTGTCAGCCGCGTTCCGCAATCTCGGCGCTGAAGCCAAGGAGGATTTGACGACGCGCTACGAGGCGTTCTGCAGTCATTACGGCATGACGCCGACCCGCAACAATCCCGGCGTGTCGCATGAGAACGGCTCGATCGAAAGTGCGCATGGCCATCTCAAGAGAGCGCTGGCCGATGCCCTGCTGCTGCGTGCCTCTCGCGACTTCGACGATCTTCCGGCATGGCGTGGTTTTGTCGACGAGATCGTTGGCCGCGGCAACGCGCGCAATGCCAAGCGCATCGATCAGGAGCGGACGGCGCTACAGAAACTGCCGGTCCGCAAGACCGCCGATTATGAGGAGGTCAACGTCGATGTAACGACATCAAGCGCCTTCACGTTGCGCAAGGTGTTTTACTCGGTCCCCTCCCGCTTGATCGGTCACCGGCTGCGGGTGCGTCTCTATGACGACCGGCTCGAATGCTTCCAGGGCGCCACCCACATCGTCACCCTGCGGCGCGGGCGAAGCCAGCCCAACGGCAAACACGGCCATGTCATCGACTATCGTCACGTCATCCATTCGCTGCGCCGCAAACCGATGGCGCTGCTCAATCTGGTCTATCGAGACCAGTTGTTCCCCCGCCGCGTTTACGCTCGTGCGTTCGACGCCTTGCTCGCCGGCATTGGCGAAAGACCAGCCTGCCGTGCGATGGTCGGGCTTCTGGCGCTCGCACATGAACGGGCCTGCGAAGCGGAACTCGGTGCCGTGCTGCAAGCCACGCTCGACGACGGCATCCTGCCGGATCTCAAGGCGCTGATCGAACGCTTCCGACCGAAGGGCATGGCACTACCGGTCGTCGTCGTCACGCTGCCCTCGCTCGCTATCTACGACCAGATTGCCGCGGCTGTGGGAGAAGCCGCATGAACGCGACCGTCAAGATCGACGCCGCCCGTGTCGAATTGCTGCTCAGCGAACTGCGTCTGCCCGGCATCAAGCTGATCTGGGCCGCCCTGGCGGAAACCGCCGATAAGGAAGGCTGGCCCGCCGCCCGCTTCCTGGCGGCCCTGGCTGAACAGGAGATGGTGGAGCGAAACCGTCGTCGCTTCGAACGTCATCTGGATGAAGCCCGCCTGCCGCCGGGCAAGACCCTCGCTGCATTCGACTTCGATGCAGTGCCGATGATCTCAAAGGCGCAGGTGCAGGCTCTCGCCGCCGGTGACGCGTGGCTCGACAGGGGCGCCAATCTGTTGTGTTTTGGCCCGCCTGGCGGCGGCAAATCGCATCTGGCAGCGGCGCTCGGCATGTCCCTGATCGAAAAGGGTTGGCGCGTGTTGTTCACCAGAACCACCGATCTCGTGCAAAAGCTCCAGATCGCGCGCCGCGACCTCACGCTCGAAGCCGCGATAGCCAAGCTCGACAAATATCATCTGCTGATCCTCGACGATCTCGCCTATGTGACCAAAGATCAAGCCGAGACCAGCGTTCTGTTCGAACTGATCAGCGCCCGCTACGAACGCCGCTCAATGCTCATCACCGCCAATCAGCCATTCGGTGAATGGGGAAAAATCTTCCCGGACCAAGCCATGACGCTGGCGGCGATCGACCGCCTCGTCCACCACGCCACGATCCTCGAAATGAATGTCGACAGCTATCGCCGAAAAGAGGCTGTCGACAAAGCCCGCGGAGCCGGAAGGCCGCCAACGCGCGCGACAATCAAAGCGTCATCCTGATTGTCGCTCCACGACAATCAACTCCACGACACGCAATTATCACTTGCGTTATCGTCAGGCCGCGACAATCATCCCCACGCCGCGACCGCTAAATTGCCATCCTGATTGTCGCGCTTCCCATCCAGATTGACGCGCTACAGGTGCCGCTGATGCACATCACGCCCGCACGGTCTGTGTTTGATACGACCATTCGACAAGATCGATAGATCCTTCAACGTTGCGAGGGGCGATATTGACAGAGGCGGCGAACGACAGAGGCGTCATTTCCTCATATCTCAAGCATGTTTCAACGACCCAAGCCGCCAAGCCAATCAACGAAACAATCCAAAACAGCGAAATCCCATTCATCATCATTCGATGTCTGAAATCATCGTGTGAAGCGTCCCTGCGCTGAAACTGTATGAGATTTCCAGGCCTTGTCATCGAGAGCTCGCATGATGTCGGTCTCGCTAAGCAGCAAACTTGCGCTCCTTATGCGGTATGTCGAACTCGCCGCCCTTTAGCATGTGAGACCAGTACAGCCACGGCAGGAATTTCGTTTTGAGTATCCATGCCGACCAACGAGGAACGCGCGGATCAAACGGAAAACTCGGCGTAACCTTGCCGCCGTACCCAAATTCAGCAAGCACAATCTTTCCGTAGGCGACAGTCAACGGACACGAACCGTATCCGTCATAACGACTGCTTACCGTGTTACCGTCCATCACCGCGAGAAGATTTGAAACGACGACGGGCGCCTGCATTCGAACCGCGGCCGCAGTCTTCGCGTTTGGCGTCGAAGCACCATCACCGAGGCCAAATACGTTCTTGAAACGGTTGTGCTCGAGCGTCGCCTGATCAACGTCAACCCATCCCGCCTCATTGGCCAACGAACTTTGCTTCACGAAATCAAGAGCCGTCTGCGGTGGTGCGACATGGATCATATCGAACTTCCTGACGATCTCCGATGTAACTCCGTCGGCTACTGTGACAGCGAAGATTGCCTCCTTGGCGGCACCGTTGATCGCCTTCAGGTTCGTCTTGAAATTCAAGGTAATTCCGTACTCATCGACGGCCGCCTGCAGAGGCGTGACAAAAAATGGCACGCCAAAAAGCACGTCGCCGGCAAGACAGAATTCGATCTTGGATTCTGCGAGTTTCCCGTGCTTCCGCCAATAGTCGGCCGCCAGGTACATGATTTTCTGTGGTGCGCCGGCACATTTGATCGGCATCGGCGGCTGCGAGAATAGCGCTGTCCCGCCACGAAAGTCCTGAAGGCAGCGCCACGTGTACTCGGAACCTGATGCGCTGTAGTTGCTGCATACGCCGTTACGACCGAGCGTCTCTTTCAGTCCCGCGATTGCCTCCCAATTCAGTTTGAGACCCGGGCACATCACCAGGTAGTGGTAGTTCAACGTCGATCCATCGCTCAGCGAGACCTCGTTATTCTCCGGAGCAAACGTGGCAGCCGACGCCTTGATCCAGGTGGCGCGCTTGGGAATAAGCGACGCCTCCTGCCTGATCGTCTGCTCTTTCGTGAAAACGCCCGCCCCAACCAGGGTCCACCCCGGCTGATAGGCATGGGTTTCAGAGGGTTCGACGATTGCGACCCGCAGGTTCGGCCGATGCTTCAACAGTGCAGCGGAGACGGTGATACCGGCCGCGCCTCCCCCGACGACGACGACATCGAAGCTGTTCTGCAACTTCAAGTCGTTGGCTGCACGCATCATGTCGCCCTCAATTTATAATTATCGAATATGATTGATACATAATTTACTTAATGATATAATCTGTTCGATGTAAAGGAATGTTGAAAGGCTGCAATGGTTCCCACCCCGCTTTGCGATTTTAGCTCGATCCAAAGAAGACGGACGCCCGCTGTCATAAGAGACCGCCAAGGTGCATCTCGGGAGACCCTGCTGGGACACTGCAGACGAGGCGGTATCTGATGGAGCTCACCACTGGTTCTCAGTCGTCCGAAGCTCCGATGATCACAATCGGGACGCTGGCTCCTGATTTCACGGCGCGGACCACATTGGGTCAAAGATCTCTCTCCGATTATCGGGGGCGCTGGCTTGTCTTTTTCTCACACCCAGCTGATTTTACGCCGGTTTGCACGAGCGAGTTTGTTACTTTCAGCAAGCTGTTTCCGGCGTTTCAGGAACTGAATTGCGATCTCTTGGCGCTCTCCGTCGACAGCTTGTCTTCGCATATCGCTTGGGTGCTTTCGATCAAAGAGCGGTTTGACGTATCTGTTACCTTTCCGCTGATCGAGGACCCTTCAATGTCCATTGCACGGGCGTACGGCATGCTTCCGCCGGACGCGCTGGACAGTTCAACTGTCCGCGCCAGCTTCGTCATCGATCCGGATGGGGTCATCCGGGCGATCAGCTGGTATCCGATGTCAGTCGGGCGATCCGTGGCCGAAATTCTACGGCTCGTCACAGCCCTGCAAACCTCGGATGCAGATGCGGTTTCGACCCCCGAGGGTTGGCAGTCAGGCGATCCTGCAATTGACGCGGCCCCGCTCTCGCTGGAGGACGCCATAAATCACCAGCCAAGTGCCGCCGCGCCGGATTGGTATTTTCGATTTCGAGACAAGGGCGCCAAATGACAACGGCATCAATCGCCAAACCCGACGTCCGCGGATTCTACGATCCGAGAACGTTTAGCATACAGTACGTCGCGTCCTGTCCGCGCACCCGTCGCTGCGCCATCATCGATCCGGTTTTTGATTTTGATGAGAAGTCCGGCGCGACAGCCACGAAGAGCGCCGACGCGATCCTGGCGTATGTCGAAGAAAAGGGGCTTTCCGTCGAGTGGATATTGGACACCCACCCGCATGCCGACCATTTTTCCGCGGCTCGTTATTTGAAGGATAAGACCGGAGCCCCGACCTGCATCGGCGACCGTGTGGGGGACGTGCAAGAGCTTTGGAAGAAGATCTATAACTGGCCACGATTGCCAGCGGATGGATCCCAATGGGATCGGCTTTTCGCCGATGGCGAAACCTTCCAAATCGGTGACATCCCCGTTTCCGTCCTCTTTTCGCCAGGTCACACTCTTGCCTCCATATCCTATGTCGCTGGCGACGCCGCTTTCATCCATGACACGTTGTTCATGCCCGATAGCGGAACCGCACGATGCGACTTCCCCGGTGGAAGCGCTCACAGGATGTGGGAGTCAATCCAGCGCATCCTTGCGCTGCCCGATGCGACACGCCTTTTTACGGGGCATGACTACCAACCAGGGGGGCGCGATCCGGCGTGGGAGAGCACCGTCGCTGATCAGAAGCGCAGCAATATCCATATCGCCGGCAAGGACGAGGCATCCTACGTTGGGCTGCGCAAGGAGCGAGATCGCAAGATGGAGATGCCGCGCCTCATCCTGCACGCCTTGCAGGTCAACATCCGCGGCGGCCGACTTCCGGAGCCAGAAGACGATGGCAAGCGCTTCCTGAAAATTCCGCTCGATGCGCTGGAAGGAGCTCACTGGAAATGACTCCTCAAGCCGAAGCAATGATGAAGAACGTCCGGGCGGCCGCCGATCTGATGAAGAGCCTGGCCAATCCAAATCGCTTGTCGATCGTTTGCTGTTTGGTGAACGGCGAGTTTTCGGTAAGCGAGCTCGAAAATTTGCTCGAAATTCGCCAACCGACGTTATCGCAACAGCTCGCCGAACTCAGGGAAGCAGGGCTTGTGACGACGCGACGGGATGCCAAGCAAATATTCTACAGTCTCACCGACGCGCGGGCTGGCCAGATGATCGCTGCGCTGGAAGAGATCTTCTGCGATGACGAAACGCGTTCACTGCTCCGGTCGCGATCCCTCCTTGCACGGAAGGAAGATCAAGAGCCCGCCCTGCTGGCAATCGGCTCGTCGCAGTTTGCCAAGGTCCACCTCGGCGGAAGATCTCCTAAATGATTCACATGGCTCCGACCTACGCAGATTCATTCATCGGCGGCATGCTAATCGGCTTGTCCTCCCTGATCCTGCTGCTTCTCAACGGACGCATCGCCGGCATCAGCGGTATCTTTGCATCGCTCTTCGGACAGGCGGATCGTCAGCTTT
Coding sequences:
- a CDS encoding ArsR/SmtB family transcription factor, with protein sequence MTPQAEAMMKNVRAAADLMKSLANPNRLSIVCCLVNGEFSVSELENLLEIRQPTLSQQLAELREAGLVTTRRDAKQIFYSLTDARAGQMIAALEEIFCDDETRSLLRSRSLLARKEDQEPALLAIGSSQFAKVHLGGRSPK
- a CDS encoding NAD(P)/FAD-dependent oxidoreductase, producing the protein MMRAANDLKLQNSFDVVVVGGGAAGITVSAALLKHRPNLRVAIVEPSETHAYQPGWTLVGAGVFTKEQTIRQEASLIPKRATWIKASAATFAPENNEVSLSDGSTLNYHYLVMCPGLKLNWEAIAGLKETLGRNGVCSNYSASGSEYTWRCLQDFRGGTALFSQPPMPIKCAGAPQKIMYLAADYWRKHGKLAESKIEFCLAGDVLFGVPFFVTPLQAAVDEYGITLNFKTNLKAINGAAKEAIFAVTVADGVTSEIVRKFDMIHVAPPQTALDFVKQSSLANEAGWVDVDQATLEHNRFKNVFGLGDGASTPNAKTAAAVRMQAPVVVSNLLAVMDGNTVSSRYDGYGSCPLTVAYGKIVLAEFGYGGKVTPSFPFDPRVPRWSAWILKTKFLPWLYWSHMLKGGEFDIPHKERKFAA
- the istB gene encoding IS21-like element helper ATPase IstB; translated protein: MNATVKIDAARVELLLSELRLPGIKLIWAALAETADKEGWPAARFLAALAEQEMVERNRRRFERHLDEARLPPGKTLAAFDFDAVPMISKAQVQALAAGDAWLDRGANLLCFGPPGGGKSHLAAALGMSLIEKGWRVLFTRTTDLVQKLQIARRDLTLEAAIAKLDKYHLLILDDLAYVTKDQAETSVLFELISARYERRSMLITANQPFGEWGKIFPDQAMTLAAIDRLVHHATILEMNVDSYRRKEAVDKARGAGRPPTRATIKASS
- the istA gene encoding IS21 family transposase; the protein is MAGRHVTDQQMRLFMSLRRNHSPAVAAAKAGFSTSAAYRFEKDPRLPTQKKSPRERRRADPFADLWENDILPMLNAAPGLRPIAVFEELCRRHPELGSGTRRTLERRIRAWRAVNGPDREVIFRQEHPPGRMGLSDFTEVADLGVTIAGQLLDCRLYHFRLPFSGFEHAHVVLGGESFVALAEGLQNALWSLGGVPEQHRSDSLSAAFRNLGAEAKEDLTTRYEAFCSHYGMTPTRNNPGVSHENGSIESAHGHLKRALADALLLRASRDFDDLPAWRGFVDEIVGRGNARNAKRIDQERTALQKLPVRKTADYEEVNVDVTTSSAFTLRKVFYSVPSRLIGHRLRVRLYDDRLECFQGATHIVTLRRGRSQPNGKHGHVIDYRHVIHSLRRKPMALLNLVYRDQLFPRRVYARAFDALLAGIGERPACRAMVGLLALAHERACEAELGAVLQATLDDGILPDLKALIERFRPKGMALPVVVVTLPSLAIYDQIAAAVGEAA
- a CDS encoding peroxiredoxin → MELTTGSQSSEAPMITIGTLAPDFTARTTLGQRSLSDYRGRWLVFFSHPADFTPVCTSEFVTFSKLFPAFQELNCDLLALSVDSLSSHIAWVLSIKERFDVSVTFPLIEDPSMSIARAYGMLPPDALDSSTVRASFVIDPDGVIRAISWYPMSVGRSVAEILRLVTALQTSDADAVSTPEGWQSGDPAIDAAPLSLEDAINHQPSAAAPDWYFRFRDKGAK
- the dsbD gene encoding protein-disulfide reductase DsbD, whose amino-acid sequence is MMRYWLLRAALAFAFALISAGDGQAQQPPGVDTVFHMTAARSTAGELVLEWKIAPGTYLYRDKITVSKRDGTPVGTGTPPGEMKDDPSFGQTEVYHRQVKAFVPLAGLGSTQQLEVSYQGCAEQGICYPPATKIVDVTSLSITDSRPSSSGSASPPTWKPDAPVPATYNSPPTPSAEQGGLRGGIGSMVLAFIGFGLLLAFTPCVFPMIPILSGMLAQSGDRLTAKRGFALSSAYVLAMALAYAVLGVVVAWSGQNLQAALQTPLALGLMSALFVALALSMFGLYDLQLPQSWQNRLMGSGRRRSGSLSGAAIMGFGSALIVGPCVTPPLAAALVYVAQTGDLLRGALALFALGLGMGLPLLAFGTFGAGVLPRSGPWLARVKYVFGFVFIGMAIWMLSRVIPLWITVLLVGVAASAGGLLLVGSQLSRGTPRGARTMAFASLGLVVIGSGVYAMIASVNGSSEHLVSLAGFPTASSNRAMSFEDVTTNDALDIAVERAAQQGKLVMLDFSAEWCVECKLMDRTVFSDPDVIKHLKDFAVIRADATEYNDETRSLMKRFSVVGPPTIIFLSPHQGKEVPDTRFVGPVDAKAFTSRLKQLSPI
- a CDS encoding GDCCVxC domain-containing (seleno)protein, with protein sequence MQLRSTLICPHCGNQAEEAMPIDACQFFYDCKGCGARLKPLAGDCCVFCSYGSVPCPPIQESGKDSCCS